One genomic region from Rattus norvegicus strain BN/NHsdMcwi chromosome 10, GRCr8, whole genome shotgun sequence encodes:
- the Krt39 gene encoding keratin, type I cytoskeletal 39 (The RefSeq protein has 1 substitution compared to this genomic sequence), translating into MDTKGSTVTISSSTPPQNCSGNTNVRTNSSNKSCYHDVQSTGHALQTPQGQGCRPSPCLYRCPNYLIRTYSFHPCPDDCSRCSDGINSHEKETMQILNERLASYLEKVRMLEGENADLEDKIQEECSKTLPILCPDYLSYYTTIEQLQQKILCTKAENSRLVSQIDNTKLAADDLRAKYEAELSLRQLVEADANGLKQILDALTLSKADLEARVQSLTEELLCLKTNHEEEINSLQCQLGDRINIEVTAAPSVDLNQILQKMRCQYESIVETNRKDVEEWFNTQMEELNQQVVSSSQQQQCCQKDIIELRRTISALEVELQAQHRMRDSQECILAETEARYTALLAQIQSLIHNLEAQVAEIRSALQRQNQEYEVLLDIKSRLECEIATYRSLLESLDGRLPCNPCTTTWEPSCQARAMECLTPVYTSISLPGIHKPCRASGPPSRILVKICTITKEIKDGKVISSHEHVQPCYITRPAKV; encoded by the exons ATGGATACCAAGGGCTCTACAGTGACTATTTCTTCTTCGACCCCACCCCAAAACTGCTCTGGGAATACAAATGTCAGGACTAACTCTTCTAACAAGAGCTGTTATCATGATGTTCAGTCAACTGGCCATGCTCTACAAACTCCCCAGGGCCAGGGCTGTCGCCCCAGCCCCTGCCTTTATCGCTGCCCTAACTACTTGATAAGAACCTACAGCTTCCACCCCTGTCCGGATGACTGCAGCCGGTGCTCTGACGGCATTAACAGTCATGAGAAAGAGACCATGCAGATTTTGAACGAACGCCTTGCAAGCTATCTGGAAAAGGTGCGgatgctggaaggagagaacgcgGACCTAGAGGATAAAATCCAGGAGGAGTGCAGCAAGACACTCCCCATCCTGTGTCCTGACTACCTGTCCTACTACACCACCATCGAGCAGCTGCAGCAGAAG ATCTTGTGTACCAAGGCTGAAAATTCCAGACTGGTCTCACAAATTGACAACACCAAACTGGCTGCAGATGACTTGAGAGCCAA CTATGAAGCTGAATTGTCCCTACGCCAGCTCGTGGAAGCCGACGCCAATGGCCTGAAGCAGATCCTGGATGCACTGACTCTGAGTAAGGCTGATCTGGAGGCTCGAGTCCAGTCTCTGACGGAGGAACTTCTGTGCCTCAAAACAAACCATGAGGAG GAAATTAATTCCTTACAGTGCCAACTTGGGGACAGAATCAACATTGAAGTAACAGCTGCCCCTTCTGTTGATCTAAATCAAATCCTACAAAAAATGAGATGCCAGTATGAGTCCATTGTGGAGACAAACCGTAAAGACGTAGAAGAATGGTTCAATACACAG ATGGAGGAACTGAATCAACAGGTAGTGAGCAGCTCTCAACAGCAGCAATGCTGCCAGAAGGACATCATAGAGCTGAGACGGACCATAAGTGCCCTCGAGGTTGAGCTGCAGGCCCAGCATCGAATG agaGATTCCCAGGAATGCATCCTAGCAGAGACAGAGGCCCGATACACAGCCCTGCTGGCCCAAATCCAGAGTCTGATCCATAACCTGGAGGCTCAGGTAGCAGAAATCCGCAGTGCCCTGCAAAGACAGAACCAGGAATATGAAGTTCTGCTAGACATCAAGTCCCGGCTGGAGTGTGAGATAGCCACCTACCGCAGTCTTCTGGAGAGCTTGGATGGCAG GCTTCCCTGTAACCCATGTACCACTACATGGGAGCCATCCTGCCAGGCCAGAGCTATGGAGTGTCTTACCCCAGTTTATACATCTATATCACTCCCCGGGATTCACAAGCCCTGCCGTGCCTCTGGACCCCCATCCCGGATACTGGTTAAGATATGCACCATCACCAAGGAGATCAAGGATGGAAAGGTCATTTCTTCTCACGAGCATGTGCAGCCTTGCTACATCACCAGACCTGCCAAAGTCTAG